Proteins from a genomic interval of Medicago truncatula cultivar Jemalong A17 chromosome 3, MtrunA17r5.0-ANR, whole genome shotgun sequence:
- the LOC120579552 gene encoding uncharacterized protein encodes MSSKYTPISAVSGGRKNLKMCVRVAHIWLMKRFLHGGRIHATGRKDLVAKFRSMVQEGGTFQLENAIVGFNESPYKFKPFNEILSSTVEEVSTDVIGHVIERGDVRETEKDGRKSRVTDLTLEDLENNRLHCSLWGEHVDKIVTFFGNHDNDTPTVLILQFCKTRAMGVANAFNGTKLILNGDLPDVAAYMTW; translated from the exons ATGTCTTCCAAATACACTCCAATCTCAGCTGTTTCtggaggaagaaagaatctCAAGATGTGTGTGCGAGTTGCTCACATTTGGTTGATGAAAAGGTTTCTACAT GGTGGACGTATTCACGCCACAGGTAGAAAAGATTTGGTGGCAAAGTTCAGGTCCATGGTTCAAGAAGGGGGTACATTTCAGCTTGAAAATGCAATTGTAGGTTTTAATGAAAGTCCTTATAAG TTCAAGCCATTCAATGAAATTCTCTCTTCAACTGTCGAGGAAGTATCTACGG ATGTTATTGGTCATGTAATTGAAAGAGGTGATGTAAGGGAAACTGAAAAGGACGGAAGGAAAAGTAGGGTTACTGATCTCACTTTAGAAGATCTTGA aAACAACCGCTTGCATTGCTCTCTTTGGGGTGAACATGTTGACAAAATTGTGACCTTTTTTGGCAACCATGATAACGACACACCTACTGTATTAATATTGCAGTTTTGCAAGACAC gtgctaTGGGAGTTGCTAATGCCTTTAATGGGACTAAGCTGATACTTAATGGCGATTTGCCTGATGTCGCTGCGTACATGACATGGTAa
- the LOC25490606 gene encoding receptor-like protein EIX2, which translates to MALTVDLSYNSFSGSIPDSWKNLRELGLLNLWSNRLSGEVLGHLSDLKQLQHIILGENEFSGNIPVEMSQHLEMVILGGNHFEGPIPAQLFNLSSLLHLDLAHNKLSGSMPKCVYNLTDMVTNHFTPSLGITIELFTKGQDYKYRLRPERRTIDLSANSLSGEVTSELFRLVQVQTLNLSHNNFIGTIPKTIGGMKNLESLDLSNNNFSGEIPQSMSSLHFLGYLNLSYNKFDGKIPIGTQLQSFNASSYIGNHYLCGAPLNNCTIEEENPKNSKLSTKNEDDDSIKESLYLGMGVGFAVGFWGICGSLFLIRKWRHAYFWFIDGVGDKLYVTLIVKLNSFLQK; encoded by the coding sequence ATGGCTTTAACAGTTGATTTGTCTTACAATTCCTTCTCAGGATCAATTCCAGATAGTTGGAAGAACTTGAGAGAACTAGGACTCCTAAACCTATGGAGTAATAGGCTGTCTGGTGAAGTTCTAGGACACCTCTCTGATTTGAAACAATTGCAACACATTATTTTGggagaaaatgaattttctgGAAACATACCAGTAGAGATGTCACAACACTTAGAAATGGTCATATTGGGAGGTAATCATTTTGAAGGGCCTATTCCTGCACAACTATTCAATCTCTCTTCTTTGTTGCACTTGGACCTTGCACATAACAAACTTTCAGGTTCTATGCCAAAGTGCGTCTACAACTTGACAGATATGGTTACTAATCATTTTACTCCTTCTTTGGGTATCACAATTGAGTTGTTTACAAAAGGTCAAGACTACAAGTATCGACTCCGTCCTGAAAGACGAACTATTGACCTTTCAGCCAATAGCTTGTCTGGTGAAGTAACATCGGAATTATTTCGGCTTGTTCAAGTTCAAACATTAAACTTATCTCACAATAATTTCATTGGAACAATACCGAAAACAATTGGAGGCATGAAAAATTTGGAATCTCTCGACCTCTCCAACAATAATTTTTCTGGTGAAATTCCTCAGAGCATGTCTTCGTTACACTTTTTGggttatttgaatttatcttaCAACAAGTTTGATGGAAAAATCCCAATAGGAACTCAACTTCAAAGTTTTAATGCATCGAGTTATATTGGGAATCATTATCTATGCGGAGCTCCTCTTAATAATTGTACcatagaagaagaaaatcctAAAAATTCAAAGTTGTCTACAAAGAATGAAGATGATGACTCTATCAAAGAATCATTGTATCTAGGGATGGGAGTTGGATTTGCAGTAGGTTTCTGGGGGATTTGTGGTTCTTTGTTTCTTATTAGAAAATGGAGGCATGCATACTTTTGGTTTATTGATGGAGTAGGTGACAAGCTCTATGTTACTTTAATTGTAAAGTTAAATAGCTTTTTGCAGAAATAG
- the LOC112420137 gene encoding uncharacterized protein C683.02c-like: MKQGDMSVSDYAAKFMELAKFYLHYTAENAEFSKCIKFESGLRAEIKRAIGYQKIRNLTELVSSCRIYEEDTKAHYKAVSEKKSKNQQSRHKPYNDSADKDEQKVSDEKRPKRKEAPTEIVCYRCGEKGHKSNACTEVKRCTRCGRKGHTITECKHEDVVCFNCNEEGHIGSQCEKPKKTQTSGRVFALAGTQTANEDRLI, from the coding sequence ATgaagcagggtgacatgtcAGTGTCCGACTATGCTGCAAAGTTTATGGAGCTGGCTAAGTTTTATCTGCACTACACTGCTGAGAACGCTGAGTTTTCCAAGTGCATCAAATTTGAAAGTGGCTTGCGTGCTGAGATCAAGCGGGCAATCGGATATCAGAAGATCCGTAACTTGACTGAACTAGTGAGCAGTTGcagaatctatgaggaggataccaaagcACATTACAAAGCTGTAAGTGAAAAGAAGAGTAAGAATCAACAGAGTCGTCATAAGCCTTACAACGATTCCGCTGATAAGGATGAACAAAAAGTGAGTGATGAGAAGAGACCTAAGAGGAAAGAGGCTCCTACTGAAATTGTCTGTTACCGATGCGGAGAGAAGGGtcacaagagtaatgcttgtaCTGAGGTGAAGCGGTGTACCCGTTGTGGCAGAAAAGGACATACGATTACAGAGTGTAAGCATGAAGAtgttgtgtgtttcaattgcaaTGAAGAGGGTCATATTGGATCGCAATGCGAGAAACCTAAGAAGACTCAAACTAGTGGGAGGGTATTTGCTTtagctggtactcagacagcgAATGAGGATCGTCTGatttga